From a region of the Paenibacillus lutimineralis genome:
- a CDS encoding PLP-dependent transferase: MKIESRLAQIGSQNDPQTGAVSFPIYPSTAFRHPRLGQSTGFDYSRSKSPTRAVLEAAAADLESGDAGFATSSGMAALQIVFSLFSTGDHLLVSLDLFGGTYRLLEQVMSRFGVTATYVYMKDLDALESHRKPNTKAVLLETPTNPLMVITDIAKVAAWAKRSGLLTIVDNTLLTPFFQRPIELGTDIVVHSATKYLGGHNDVLAGLIVTKGEKLSADVAFLHKSIGAVLAPQDSWLLIRGMKTLALRMERHQANATKVAKWLKDHPSVEEVYYPALPDHPGYEIQKAQSSGNTGIFSFRMKDARTIEPILRHIKLIAFAESMGGTESLMTYPAVQTHADIPEEIRRAVGVDDRLLRFSVGLEHADDILEDLRQAIEAAEQEISRKNGLEENA, encoded by the coding sequence ATGAAAATTGAGAGTCGCTTGGCTCAAATTGGATCGCAGAACGATCCTCAGACCGGAGCGGTAAGCTTCCCGATCTATCCGTCCACCGCATTTCGGCATCCCCGCCTTGGGCAGAGCACAGGCTTCGATTACTCCCGCTCGAAAAGCCCGACGCGCGCCGTGCTGGAAGCGGCGGCGGCAGATCTGGAAAGCGGGGATGCGGGCTTCGCAACAAGCTCGGGCATGGCCGCGCTGCAGATCGTCTTCTCCTTGTTCAGTACCGGAGATCATTTGCTCGTGTCGCTCGATTTGTTCGGGGGAACCTACCGTCTGCTGGAGCAGGTGATGTCCAGATTCGGCGTGACGGCGACCTATGTCTATATGAAAGATCTGGATGCGCTTGAATCGCACCGCAAGCCGAATACGAAGGCGGTGCTGCTCGAGACGCCCACCAACCCATTGATGGTAATTACGGATATTGCCAAGGTTGCGGCATGGGCGAAGCGCAGCGGTCTGCTCACGATTGTGGACAATACGCTGCTGACACCGTTTTTCCAGCGGCCAATCGAGCTTGGAACGGATATCGTCGTTCACAGCGCAACCAAATATTTGGGCGGCCATAACGACGTACTAGCGGGTCTCATCGTGACGAAGGGCGAGAAGCTGTCCGCTGATGTGGCGTTCCTGCACAAATCGATCGGCGCAGTGCTCGCTCCCCAGGACTCTTGGCTGCTGATACGCGGCATGAAGACGCTGGCGCTGCGGATGGAGCGTCATCAGGCGAACGCAACGAAGGTCGCAAAATGGCTTAAGGATCATCCTTCCGTGGAAGAGGTTTATTATCCGGCGCTGCCAGATCACCCCGGATATGAGATTCAGAAGGCCCAGTCGTCCGGCAATACGGGCATTTTCTCCTTCAGAATGAAGGATGCCCGTACGATCGAGCCGATCCTGCGCCACATTAAACTGATCGCTTTTGCGGAAAGCATGGGAGGCACAGAATCCCTTATGACATACCCGGCGGTGCAGACGCACGCAGACATTCCGGAAGAAATTCGCCGCGCGGTCGGCGTGGATGACCGGCTGCTGCGGTTTTCCGTCGGACTCGAGCATGCGGACGATATTTTGGAGGATCTGCGGCAAGCGATCGAGGCTGCGGAACAGGAAATCAGCAGGAAAAACGGATTGGAGGAAAACGCATGA
- a CDS encoding YggS family pyridoxal phosphate-dependent enzyme, producing the protein MNLQDRLFTVEHRIREACGRCGRSEEEIQIIAVTKYTTMETVEQVLLSGIGHVGESRTQEAQSKWEAFHPRGTWHFIGHLQTNKVKDVIGKFEYIHSLDRLSLMKEIEKKAADLNVVVNCFIQVNVSGEESKQGLSPEAFFSFAQEVARMKQIRVVGLMTMAPYELDAEATRPVFRELKRLRDELNARDIFFYPVEHLSMGMSNDFEVAIEEGATWLRLGSVLVGKESIQGKEA; encoded by the coding sequence ATGAATCTACAAGATCGTCTGTTCACGGTCGAACATCGCATCCGCGAAGCTTGCGGGCGATGCGGCAGAAGCGAAGAGGAGATCCAGATCATAGCTGTGACGAAATATACGACGATGGAAACCGTGGAGCAAGTATTGTTGTCTGGTATAGGCCATGTCGGCGAAAGCCGTACGCAAGAAGCTCAATCTAAATGGGAGGCCTTTCATCCACGAGGAACGTGGCATTTTATCGGTCATTTGCAAACCAATAAAGTAAAAGATGTTATCGGTAAATTCGAGTATATACATTCATTAGACCGCTTATCTTTGATGAAAGAAATAGAGAAGAAGGCTGCTGATTTGAATGTCGTCGTAAATTGTTTTATTCAGGTTAACGTTTCGGGAGAGGAAAGTAAACAAGGACTTTCTCCGGAAGCTTTCTTTTCATTTGCGCAGGAAGTTGCGCGGATGAAACAGATTCGAGTCGTGGGGCTGATGACGATGGCTCCATACGAGCTCGATGCTGAAGCGACTAGACCGGTTTTTAGAGAATTGAAACGATTACGCGATGAACTTAATGCAAGAGATATTTTTTTCTATCCTGTGGAACATCTTTCCATGGGAATGTCCAATGATTTCGAAGTTGCGATCGAAGAAGGGGCTACCTGGTTAAGGCTTGGATCGGTATTAGTTGGAAAGGAATCGATTCAGGGGAAGGAAGCTTGA
- a CDS encoding glutamate-1-semialdehyde 2,1-aminomutase — protein sequence MNRIRSEQLYREALQHIVGGVNSPSRSFKAVGGGAPVFMKRARGAYFWDEDGNRYIDYLAAFGPIITGHAHPHITAAITRVAENGLLYGTPTELEIKMACMLKEAIPSMEKVRFVNSGTESVMTTIRIARAYTGRSKIIKFAGCYHGHSDLVLVAAGSGPSTLGMPDSAGVPFSIAQEVITVPFNDLDGLRKALDTCGENVAAVIVEPIVGNFGMVMPKPGFLEGLCRMAHDNGSLVIYDEIIAAFRFHYGSTQTFADIANHEAIKPDLIAIGKIIGGGLPIGAYGGSKEIMEQVAPLGPAYQAGTMAGNPASIAAGIACLEVLQGEGVYEEMDRLSAKLAEGLQASAYRYDVPLTINRIRGSLSTHFCDHPVTNYDEAQDTDGEAFAAFFRHMLDRNVNLAPSKYEAWFLTTAHTEQDIDDTLEAAEASFREMGKK from the coding sequence ATGAATCGTATTCGTTCTGAACAGCTTTACCGGGAAGCACTTCAGCATATCGTCGGCGGCGTCAACAGCCCGTCTCGTTCATTTAAGGCGGTGGGCGGCGGAGCACCCGTATTTATGAAGAGGGCCAGAGGCGCTTACTTCTGGGATGAAGACGGCAACCGCTACATCGATTATTTGGCGGCCTTTGGCCCGATCATTACTGGACATGCCCACCCTCACATCACAGCGGCGATCACGCGCGTCGCTGAGAACGGCTTGCTATACGGCACACCTACCGAGCTCGAAATAAAAATGGCATGTATGCTCAAAGAAGCCATCCCTTCCATGGAAAAGGTCCGTTTCGTCAATTCCGGCACCGAATCGGTCATGACGACGATCCGCATCGCACGCGCTTATACGGGCAGGAGTAAAATCATCAAATTTGCTGGCTGCTACCACGGCCATTCGGATCTTGTGCTCGTTGCGGCGGGATCTGGGCCTTCCACACTGGGGATGCCGGATAGTGCAGGTGTGCCGTTCAGCATCGCGCAGGAAGTCATTACCGTTCCGTTCAACGATTTGGACGGATTGCGTAAAGCGCTGGATACATGTGGCGAAAATGTCGCTGCCGTTATAGTCGAGCCGATCGTCGGAAATTTCGGTATGGTTATGCCGAAACCTGGCTTCCTCGAAGGGCTTTGCCGAATGGCGCATGATAACGGTTCGCTCGTCATCTACGACGAAATCATCGCCGCTTTCCGCTTCCATTACGGCTCCACTCAAACGTTTGCCGACATTGCCAATCACGAGGCTATTAAACCGGACCTGATCGCGATCGGTAAAATCATCGGCGGCGGGCTGCCGATCGGCGCTTACGGCGGCAGTAAGGAAATTATGGAGCAGGTCGCACCGCTCGGCCCCGCTTACCAAGCGGGTACGATGGCCGGCAACCCGGCTTCAATAGCAGCCGGCATAGCTTGCCTGGAGGTTCTGCAGGGCGAAGGCGTTTATGAGGAAATGGATCGCCTTTCGGCTAAGCTCGCGGAAGGATTGCAGGCTTCGGCATATCGCTATGACGTGCCGTTGACGATCAATCGCATTCGCGGCTCGCTGTCCACCCATTTTTGCGATCATCCAGTCACCAATTATGATGAGGCGCAGGATACGGACGGCGAAGCATTTGCCGCTTTTTTTCGGCATATGCTCGATCGCAACGTCAATCTGGCACCGTCGAAATACGAAGCTTGGTTTCTGACGACGGCCCATACGGAACAGGATATCGACGACACGCTTGAGGCGGCCGAAGCCTCCTTTCGCGAAATGGGCAAAAAATAG
- a CDS encoding MOSC domain-containing protein, protein MASIEILSLNVGMPTQVQFQKKDVSTGIFKTAISEALYLSYLNFEGDGQGDLVHHGGREKAVCAYPYEHYPFWENELKIPLEYGALGENLTIRGLLETDVCIGDVFELGKAIVQVSQPRQPCYKLTIRHGVPDMLLKVQQTGYTGFYFRVLAEGVVSKDDGLSLLHRHPKEITVSFANRIMHREKDNIEGIRQILEVEELSLNWRNTFLKRLAGTETDSRERLTGNT, encoded by the coding sequence ATGGCATCTATTGAAATTCTTTCATTAAATGTGGGCATGCCCACACAGGTCCAGTTTCAGAAGAAAGACGTTTCTACGGGGATATTCAAAACGGCTATATCCGAAGCTTTGTATTTATCTTATCTAAACTTTGAAGGGGATGGGCAGGGGGATCTCGTTCATCATGGAGGCAGGGAGAAGGCTGTATGCGCCTATCCTTACGAGCACTACCCATTTTGGGAAAATGAGCTGAAAATACCGTTAGAGTATGGCGCCTTAGGGGAAAATTTAACGATAAGAGGCTTGTTGGAAACCGATGTCTGCATTGGGGACGTTTTTGAGCTTGGTAAAGCAATCGTTCAAGTTAGTCAGCCGAGACAGCCTTGTTACAAGTTGACGATTAGGCACGGTGTACCGGATATGCTCTTGAAGGTACAACAAACGGGCTACACAGGATTTTACTTCCGCGTCCTGGCAGAGGGGGTTGTCTCTAAAGACGACGGACTATCGCTTCTTCATCGTCATCCTAAGGAAATTACAGTTTCATTTGCCAATCGGATTATGCACCGAGAGAAGGATAATATCGAGGGCATCAGACAAATCCTCGAAGTGGAAGAATTGTCCTTGAATTGGAGAAATACGTTTCTAAAACGTTTGGCGGGAACCGAGACGGATTCTCGAGAAAGACTTACAGGCAACACGTAA
- a CDS encoding PLP-dependent aminotransferase family protein encodes MLKVNRDDKRPLWQQLLDQAIDHINNGVWKPGQLLTPTRELAQQLGVSRSTIQIVYDELLTRGYTVTSGRGGTRVNDWIQINDKYAPSLDPPQLPELPLLVEQSQHWFRSKDNQGSVIDFSPYQPFVDTQLLKAWRKSYLNASSQFNVSSWFYGDAYGFEPLRRQIQRYLSLERGIHVQTNQILLTSGAQHSIDLIAQTLLTKGDTITVEDPGYPVAWMTMKYRQMKVAPVPVDEHGLVVEKVPSEAKLILVTPAHQCAVGVMLSEPRRQQLLHRAAQQRAWIVEDDYDSEFRYRGDPMLTLFSQLPQNCLYLMSFSKLTMPGIRISAIIGPAEAIAQLARVQAFTYRHLPIMEQVSLAHFIEHGYFMRHMRRARNIYRRRHEIMQKAIMASGLGNKFTLRGIETGLHVLLEADESFDEDTMTLRALQGGVRVHQLHSYCLESRRKGWVLGFAKVDERLIVEGIYRLAETVL; translated from the coding sequence TTGCTGAAAGTAAACCGAGACGATAAAAGACCACTGTGGCAGCAATTGCTCGATCAGGCCATCGATCATATTAACAATGGAGTCTGGAAGCCAGGGCAGCTCTTGACGCCCACTCGAGAGCTCGCTCAGCAGTTGGGAGTGTCCCGCTCCACCATCCAAATTGTGTATGATGAACTGCTAACCCGTGGTTATACGGTAACATCAGGACGCGGGGGGACACGCGTTAATGATTGGATTCAGATCAATGACAAATACGCTCCCTCGCTTGATCCGCCACAGCTTCCTGAACTGCCTTTGCTGGTCGAACAGTCGCAACACTGGTTTAGAAGTAAGGATAACCAGGGATCGGTCATCGATTTTAGTCCCTATCAACCTTTTGTAGATACGCAATTGTTAAAAGCGTGGCGCAAATCGTATTTGAATGCCTCTTCCCAATTCAATGTTTCTTCCTGGTTCTACGGGGATGCTTATGGCTTTGAGCCGTTACGCCGACAGATCCAACGTTATTTATCACTAGAACGTGGGATTCATGTTCAAACGAATCAAATCTTGCTAACATCCGGAGCTCAGCATAGTATTGATCTCATCGCACAAACACTTTTGACCAAGGGTGATACGATAACCGTCGAAGACCCTGGATATCCCGTTGCTTGGATGACGATGAAATACCGGCAAATGAAGGTTGCTCCAGTTCCTGTTGATGAGCACGGTCTTGTAGTAGAGAAGGTACCCTCTGAAGCAAAGCTCATCCTTGTGACCCCTGCTCATCAGTGTGCCGTAGGTGTAATGTTATCAGAACCACGCAGGCAACAGCTTTTGCATAGAGCCGCTCAGCAACGTGCATGGATTGTCGAGGATGATTACGACAGTGAATTCCGGTACCGCGGAGACCCGATGCTCACTTTATTTAGCCAACTTCCACAAAATTGTCTCTATTTAATGAGCTTCTCAAAATTGACTATGCCGGGCATTCGCATATCCGCTATTATCGGACCTGCCGAAGCCATTGCACAGCTGGCTCGCGTGCAAGCATTCACCTATCGCCATCTCCCGATCATGGAACAAGTGTCACTGGCACATTTCATCGAGCACGGGTATTTTATGCGCCATATGCGACGAGCCAGAAATATCTATCGACGCCGTCATGAAATCATGCAGAAGGCGATTATGGCCAGTGGTCTCGGAAACAAGTTCACGTTGCGAGGGATTGAAACCGGCTTGCATGTACTGCTGGAAGCGGATGAATCGTTTGACGAGGATACGATGACCCTCCGAGCGCTTCAGGGCGGAGTACGGGTACACCAACTTCATTCCTATTGCTTGGAGAGTAGACGCAAAGGGTGGGTATTAGGCTTTGCCAAGGTAGACGAAAGGCTTATCGTGGAAGGCATATATCGACTTGCTGAAACGGTCTTGTAG
- a CDS encoding peroxiredoxin: protein MEKGREAAMAEKEFGPGHLALPEDDGKVAHLRGLQIPSIGLAATDGTTVDLAEGGLTVVYVYPRTSPAVGGALEGWDAIPGARGCTSQSCAFRDHFAELKGVGVERLFGLSTQSTDYQKEAAERLHLPFPLLSDSSLSLSRALELPLFEVRGMTLIKRLTLIIDNGRIEHVFYPVSPPERNASDVMAWLSSRRT, encoded by the coding sequence ATGGAGAAGGGAAGAGAAGCTGCGATGGCTGAAAAAGAATTTGGACCGGGGCATCTTGCCCTGCCGGAAGATGACGGGAAGGTCGCGCATCTTCGTGGCTTGCAGATCCCCAGCATCGGTCTGGCTGCAACTGACGGCACTACTGTTGACCTTGCAGAAGGCGGATTAACCGTTGTCTACGTGTATCCGCGTACAAGCCCCGCAGTCGGCGGTGCTCTGGAAGGATGGGATGCAATCCCCGGCGCACGCGGCTGCACTTCGCAATCATGCGCATTTCGCGATCATTTTGCCGAGCTGAAGGGTGTGGGCGTCGAGCGGCTGTTCGGTCTTTCGACTCAATCCACGGACTACCAAAAAGAAGCCGCCGAGCGGCTTCATCTGCCGTTCCCTCTGTTGTCAGACAGTTCACTCTCTCTTTCTCGTGCTCTGGAACTTCCACTTTTCGAAGTGAGAGGAATGACACTCATCAAAAGGCTAACCTTGATTATCGATAATGGAAGGATTGAGCATGTGTTCTATCCAGTGTCTCCACCGGAGCGAAATGCCTCGGATGTAATGGCGTGGCTTTCATCGAGAAGAACCTAA
- the hisC gene encoding histidinol-phosphate transaminase, protein MKPKTNVLHLPVYQPGKPIEEVKRELGLTEVIKLASNENPFGCSPSAIEAIRAEIENIHYYPDDEAGALRLKLAEMLDVQLNQIIMGAGSDEVILMLARAYLVAGDETIMSMNTFPQYKHNSEIENAVCIEVPHKEGKHDLYGILSRMSEGTKIVWICNPNNPTGTIVSHSELERFLRLIPPHVLVVVDEAYSDYVTHKDYPDGLRLLKDYPNLVLLRTFSKIYGLASMRIGYGIGHPDVIRTINQVREPFNTSRFAQAAAFASLEDQAFVERCRMHNREGIIQLCSEFDNMGLRYFEPHGNFILVDVQRPSKTMFDELLKRGVIIRGGHALGFPTHIRVTVGRAEQNDKFLRALREVMAIVAQR, encoded by the coding sequence ATGAAACCGAAAACGAATGTTCTACATTTGCCTGTATACCAGCCGGGGAAACCAATTGAAGAAGTGAAGCGTGAATTGGGTTTGACGGAGGTGATCAAGCTAGCCTCTAATGAAAATCCATTTGGTTGCTCGCCAAGTGCGATTGAGGCAATCCGTGCAGAAATAGAAAACATCCATTACTATCCGGACGACGAAGCTGGTGCATTGCGGCTCAAGCTGGCTGAGATGCTCGATGTTCAGCTCAATCAGATTATTATGGGCGCAGGGTCGGATGAGGTGATTCTGATGCTGGCTCGAGCCTACTTGGTTGCCGGGGATGAAACGATCATGTCGATGAACACTTTTCCTCAATACAAACATAATTCAGAGATAGAAAACGCAGTCTGCATTGAGGTCCCGCATAAGGAAGGAAAACATGATCTCTATGGCATACTGTCAAGAATGAGTGAGGGAACCAAAATTGTCTGGATTTGCAATCCCAATAATCCGACGGGAACGATCGTTAGTCATTCTGAATTGGAGCGCTTTCTGCGCCTGATTCCGCCGCATGTGCTCGTCGTGGTGGACGAAGCCTATTCCGATTATGTCACGCATAAAGATTATCCGGACGGGCTTCGTCTGTTGAAGGACTATCCTAATCTTGTTCTTCTTCGGACATTTTCGAAAATATATGGGCTAGCCTCCATGCGAATTGGATACGGGATCGGACACCCTGATGTGATCCGTACAATCAATCAGGTCAGGGAACCGTTTAATACGAGTCGATTCGCACAGGCAGCAGCCTTTGCTTCGCTGGAAGATCAGGCATTCGTCGAGAGATGCCGTATGCACAATCGGGAAGGGATCATTCAACTCTGTTCAGAATTTGACAATATGGGATTACGTTATTTCGAACCGCACGGCAACTTTATCTTGGTTGATGTACAACGCCCGTCCAAAACCATGTTTGATGAGTTGCTTAAGAGAGGCGTTATCATACGGGGAGGTCATGCGCTGGGTTTTCCAACCCACATCAGAGTAACAGTTGGAAGAGCTGAACAGAACGATAAGTTTTTAAGAGCGCTGCGAGAAGTAATGGCTATTGTTGCTCAACGATAG
- the pdxT gene encoding pyridoxal 5'-phosphate synthase glutaminase subunit PdxT — translation METKIGVLALQGAVKEHMNMIHEVGAVGIAIKRKEQLTGIDGIIIPGGESTTIGKMMRKYGLIEEIRSFAMSGKPIFGTCAGLIVLANEIDSGEEAHLSLMNMRVSRNAFGRQKESFETVLSIKGIPQPVRAVFIRAPLIQKVGIGIEVLATYHDRIVAARQGLLLATSFHPELTDDTSLHSYFLQMVLESRSSVKG, via the coding sequence ATGGAAACGAAAATAGGCGTTTTAGCACTGCAAGGGGCAGTGAAAGAGCATATGAACATGATTCATGAAGTTGGTGCAGTTGGCATTGCCATCAAACGAAAAGAACAATTAACCGGTATAGATGGCATCATTATTCCTGGAGGTGAAAGCACAACAATAGGGAAAATGATGAGGAAATATGGGTTAATCGAGGAGATCCGATCGTTTGCTATGTCTGGAAAACCTATATTTGGAACTTGCGCAGGTCTGATTGTACTTGCCAATGAAATAGATAGTGGTGAGGAAGCTCATCTTTCTCTCATGAATATGAGAGTATCCCGCAATGCCTTCGGACGGCAGAAAGAAAGCTTCGAAACTGTTTTATCGATAAAAGGTATCCCTCAACCTGTCCGGGCCGTATTTATTCGAGCTCCTCTAATCCAAAAGGTAGGTATTGGTATCGAGGTTTTAGCAACCTATCATGACCGAATTGTAGCAGCAAGACAAGGGCTTTTACTCGCGACCTCCTTTCACCCCGAGTTGACTGATGATACTTCATTACACTCCTATTTTTTACAAATGGTTCTTGAATCAAGAAGTAGCGTGAAAGGGTGA
- a CDS encoding proline--tRNA ligase produces the protein MRQSTLLLNTLRESPAEAEVASHELLLRGGFIRQLAAGIYTYLPLGRRVLRKIEQIIREEMELTGAQEILMPALQPADLWKESGRHSVYGPELMRLSDRNEREFVLGPTHEEVITALVRDEINSYRKLPVTLYQIQTKFRDERRPRFGLLRGREFVMKDAYSFDTDWEGLDRSYRKMYGAYERIFERIELNYRAVEADAGAIGGEGETHEFMALADIGEDTIASCTCCDYAANIEAAVGRDGAEPVVPSSEVLPREKIQTPGIRTIDELIDGLQVEAQQIIKTLIYKADQQIVAVLVRGDHQVNELKVMKYLNTESLEIVDPGALHELGLAPAGSIGPCGIHIPVLVDQEVASMSEGIAGGNEADVHEIHVRPGRDFKLEQVGDFRNVVEGDHCLNCQQGRLKFSRGIEMGHIFKLGTKYSEKLQAHYLNSAGKKEPMIMGCYGIGVSRLLSAIAEQRHDDRGMIWPMSVAPFQVHLILISSKNEQQTQAADRLYAELAQQGIEVLYDDRNESAGVKFKDSELIGIPLRITVGKNAEQGEVELTVRKNGQSELVSIDEVVNQVKKKVKG, from the coding sequence ATGCGACAGAGCACTTTACTATTGAACACGTTACGAGAATCGCCTGCGGAAGCGGAAGTGGCGAGTCATGAATTGTTGCTGAGAGGTGGCTTTATCCGGCAATTGGCGGCTGGAATCTATACATATCTGCCGCTAGGCCGGCGAGTATTACGCAAGATTGAGCAGATTATTCGTGAGGAGATGGAACTGACCGGAGCCCAGGAAATACTGATGCCAGCACTCCAGCCTGCTGATCTCTGGAAGGAGTCAGGACGGCATAGTGTGTATGGTCCTGAGTTGATGCGTCTATCTGACCGCAATGAACGGGAGTTCGTTCTGGGACCTACGCATGAGGAAGTTATTACGGCTTTGGTGCGGGATGAGATTAATTCATATCGGAAGCTTCCGGTTACGCTGTACCAGATTCAGACGAAATTTAGAGATGAACGTCGTCCGAGATTTGGATTGCTGCGCGGACGGGAATTTGTGATGAAGGATGCTTATTCCTTTGACACAGATTGGGAGGGATTAGATCGTTCATATCGGAAAATGTACGGGGCTTATGAGCGTATTTTTGAGCGTATAGAGCTAAATTACAGAGCGGTGGAGGCAGATGCTGGAGCGATTGGCGGCGAAGGGGAGACCCATGAATTTATGGCTTTGGCCGATATTGGCGAGGATACGATTGCATCCTGTACTTGCTGTGATTATGCAGCAAATATAGAAGCTGCCGTTGGTAGGGATGGAGCTGAACCCGTTGTGCCTTCGTCCGAAGTGCTACCGCGCGAGAAAATCCAAACTCCAGGAATCCGTACCATTGACGAACTCATTGACGGCTTGCAAGTGGAAGCTCAGCAAATCATCAAGACACTTATTTATAAGGCGGATCAACAAATTGTCGCTGTATTAGTCAGAGGCGATCACCAGGTTAATGAACTGAAAGTGATGAAATATTTGAACACCGAGAGTCTCGAGATTGTCGATCCGGGTGCCTTACATGAGCTTGGGCTGGCGCCTGCCGGTTCTATCGGCCCTTGCGGAATCCATATCCCTGTGCTTGTGGATCAAGAGGTTGCTAGTATGAGTGAAGGTATAGCAGGGGGCAATGAAGCCGATGTTCACGAAATTCATGTGCGCCCTGGACGGGATTTCAAGCTAGAGCAAGTTGGCGACTTCCGAAACGTTGTAGAGGGAGATCATTGCCTGAATTGCCAGCAGGGGCGGTTGAAGTTCTCACGCGGGATAGAGATGGGTCATATTTTTAAGCTTGGCACGAAATACAGTGAGAAGCTGCAGGCTCATTATTTGAACAGTGCCGGCAAAAAGGAACCTATGATCATGGGCTGCTACGGTATTGGAGTATCGCGACTTCTCTCTGCTATCGCTGAACAACGTCATGATGACCGAGGAATGATCTGGCCCATGTCGGTGGCTCCATTTCAAGTCCATCTGATTCTGATATCCAGCAAGAATGAACAGCAGACTCAAGCTGCAGACAGACTATATGCGGAGCTTGCACAACAAGGGATTGAGGTATTGTATGATGACAGGAATGAGAGTGCAGGCGTTAAATTCAAGGATTCAGAGCTGATTGGCATTCCGCTGCGGATTACAGTAGGCAAGAACGCTGAGCAGGGGGAAGTCGAGTTGACCGTTCGTAAGAATGGGCAGAGTGAGCTTGTCTCCATTGACGAGGTCGTTAATCAGGTTAAGAAAAAGGTTAAGGGTTAG
- the hemG gene encoding protoporphyrinogen oxidase encodes MKKVAVIGGGITGLSTAYYLHKIIQERKLAAEIVLIEADERLGGKIHTVKRDGFIMEVGADSLVARKRNVDPLIDELGLREEVVYNATGKSYLHTEGKLKLIPEEAVFGIPLSLQALAESELVSAEGKVEALKDFYTTNETFTKNDSIGLFLEAFLGKELVEKQIAPVLSGVYSGKLNELTIASTLPYLLDYKNQYGSIMKGLAENRQTFKSQGEKKFLSFAGGTSAIIERMEQALPDIEWMKGCKVSRVIRDGEQYTLDLKDGRSLVADSVVLSVPHQAAQLMLANESLNEDFAELIGSSLISVYMGFEVSDELLPENGTGFIVADSSGMKCQASTWTSRKWTHTSTNHQLLVRLFYKSSGPHYERLQGLSEEEMLQEAMSDLQQSIGQLPQPTTYAITRWMDSMPNYHLRHHEVVQSLERKVAQQYPGMFLAGCSYYGVGIPDCIANGEATAARVAELL; translated from the coding sequence TTGAAGAAGGTTGCGGTAATTGGTGGAGGAATTACAGGATTGTCCACGGCTTATTATTTGCACAAAATCATTCAAGAACGAAAGCTTGCTGCGGAGATTGTACTGATTGAAGCGGATGAACGATTGGGTGGGAAGATCCATACGGTGAAGCGGGATGGCTTCATTATGGAGGTCGGGGCCGACTCGCTTGTTGCCCGCAAACGAAATGTAGATCCGCTGATCGATGAACTGGGACTGCGAGAAGAAGTTGTCTATAACGCTACGGGTAAATCCTATCTGCATACTGAAGGTAAGCTGAAGTTAATACCCGAGGAGGCGGTATTTGGCATCCCGCTCAGTCTCCAGGCTCTGGCGGAGAGCGAGCTGGTCTCGGCAGAAGGCAAGGTGGAGGCGCTCAAGGACTTCTATACGACGAATGAGACGTTCACGAAGAACGATTCGATAGGCCTGTTCCTGGAAGCTTTTCTTGGCAAGGAGTTAGTCGAGAAGCAGATCGCTCCGGTACTATCAGGTGTATATTCCGGCAAGCTGAATGAATTAACGATTGCTTCCACGCTGCCTTATCTGTTGGATTACAAGAATCAATACGGCAGTATTATGAAGGGACTTGCTGAGAATCGCCAGACCTTCAAATCGCAAGGGGAGAAGAAGTTTCTTTCCTTTGCAGGTGGCACTTCAGCGATCATTGAGCGGATGGAGCAGGCGCTGCCAGATATCGAGTGGATGAAAGGCTGCAAAGTGAGCCGTGTAATACGAGACGGAGAGCAGTACACGCTGGATTTGAAGGATGGTCGCAGCTTGGTGGCGGATAGTGTTGTTCTGAGTGTGCCGCATCAAGCGGCTCAGTTGATGCTTGCCAACGAGAGTCTGAACGAAGACTTCGCAGAATTGATCGGCAGTTCCCTGATCAGTGTATATATGGGCTTTGAAGTAAGCGATGAATTGCTTCCTGAGAATGGAACGGGCTTCATCGTTGCCGATAGCAGCGGCATGAAATGCCAGGCATCTACATGGACCAGTCGCAAATGGACCCACACATCGACAAATCATCAGCTGCTGGTTCGCTTATTCTATAAAAGCTCTGGCCCACACTATGAGCGTCTGCAAGGCTTATCTGAGGAGGAGATGCTGCAGGAAGCGATGTCCGATCTGCAGCAGAGCATCGGTCAGCTGCCACAGCCGACAACCTATGCAATTACGCGGTGGATGGATTCTATGCCCAACTATCATTTACGGCATCATGAGGTCGTCCAATCGTTGGAGCGTAAAGTTGCGCAGCAGTATCCCGGGATGTTCCTGGCGGGTTGCTCTTATTACGGCGTAGGTATCCCGGATTGCATCGCCAACGGTGAAGCAACCGCAGCTCGAGTGGCTGAACTGCTATAG